The Lepeophtheirus salmonis chromosome 13, UVic_Lsal_1.4, whole genome shotgun sequence genome segment GATCtgagatactttatcctcaacagaagatgcttgaatttcaatttctacAGGAACTGTGATTATGAGGGTGGCTGTTCTCGGGATCACCCATTTCGAAATTTGTAACCATCATCCCCTTGCACCATGATGTCGACGGAAAAATCGCCAGCTTATCTTGGATTTTGTACCTATTTGTTTTGCTCTCTCCAACGACTCGACCTTTGACTACCTCCCCTCATTCTCTAGTTGTAGATCTTGTGCATCTTATAGTCAGCTATGTATTgtgttttatatacttttagctcatgacgtagggatttgttttaaatagatagtaatgtaccttttgttttacgtgttgatatattataatagatatGTCTATGTACATTCTTTTAAGTATaatcccttatagaatatatatttagtgtatgattgtatcCCCAATACAAAGTTCAGTTCTTCATATtggctttactccggtccgttacttccgtctgttggtggtgttcgtagaacacTACATAGTCGGAGACGCTGGAAGGATACTTGGAACTCCAAATGCAGGTCGAAGTCTATCCATCGAGACATTGTCAGTTCTTGATCCAACGTCAAATTTATAGTAACGATCGTGTCTCTCAATCACCTTAAACGGGCCCAATAAAGTTGGAGAGAGACTCTTTTATGggctttatttttaacaaaaaccaattcggtttttaattgtttgtgaattacttatttattaaagtgtCTCGGAGGAACATGTGTTATTTTCTCCATTATTGTAAAGAAACTTTCGGCGTCGAGGTTACCAAAAGTAAAGGTGAAcgcattaaataatttaaagactATGGATCTCGAGCGACATGTGAGTAATTGAAAAGGTGAATATTTAGAAACCGTGTCTATTGGTACTGAGTTCCTCAATTCCCTTAAAACTACAGGTAGTGCATTAATCCAGTCTTCTTATTTTTCCTGCCTTCTTGCTACTAGCCCGGTCTTAAATGACTTGTGGAAACGTTTTATGAGTCTGTTGGACTCTGGATGATACGAGATTGTGTTCTTGCATGCAATACAAAGTGTTCTGCAAACACCCATCCATAATGACCATTTGAAAGTATTCCTCAATCAGACAAAATGGTTTCTGGAACTCCAAACTTCGAAATCTaaccactcaaaaaattattgactattgtcTTGGAGGTTATGTCTGGAATAGGTATCACTTCTGGACACCTAGTGAAACGATCCATAATAGTTAGGGCATCGAGCTGTCCCTAAATTAGTGGGAATGCACCGATTATGTAAGCGTGAATAAAGGAAAGTCTTTTAGATGGAGGATCGAAAGACGACGTTAGTTTTGATGTCCTGAAAGGTTTGGTTTTCTGACACACTAAACGCTCTATAGTGAAGTTTCTGACGTCTGCTCGCAAATTAAGGCAAGCATAAAAAAGTGAAACCCTCCTTAACTTTTCTTTGAATTCCAGATGATTGTCCTTGTGTTCAGAATGCACAATTCTTTGACGCAATTCTGGATATGACAGCCACACGGAATGCGTCAACATAGCCAAAACCAGAAAGTAGGGGTCCTGcaatgaatataaaagaagctttaattttaaacttaagtaaattaggatcctgtttcttttgatcctaaattatatcttcaatgaaGGTTGGGCCTTTTgtaatgttatttatacttctaGAAAGAATGTCtgcattatgatttaattttccagaaacgtgtttgatatcaaaattgaattctGCAATGAATGCAAAAGTACGGAACTGTGATGGTGTCCAAGAGGGATTGCGAATGTCAATCGCAGTGACTAAAGATTTGTGGTCcgtgaaaactttaaaaacttctCCCTCCAAAGCCCATCGAAAATGTTTGATGCTTTCCTTTCACTTAACAATTACCTATCAAACGTAGAATATTTCTGTTTTGTCGTTGAAAGAGCCCGAGACCAAAAAGCTAGAGGTTACCAGTTTCCAGTTACCTTTTGCTCGAGAACAGCTCCCATCCCTGTATCAGATGCATCAGTCGTCAGGGCTAAAGGCAATGAACTATCTCTGAATGCTAGTCGAGTACTTTttgacaaactatttttaataaattgaaagggGTGTTCATGTTCTGTATTccaatgaaaaaatgtaaaagtcttGTTCTAGAAAAACTCTCCCTATTATTGAATATGGAGGAGTCCTCATTGATGTTATTGGTACAACAACTTTAACTCTCAATCTAGAAAATCTAGGAGATTTccaatgaaaatttattgtggAACAAAGTGGTCGTCCAATTTTGGGTGctgattttgtatataatttcagatttagaatagatattttcaataaaaagttattccgaGATTAACCATGCTTCATTACAAAACTATTGAAGACTCAAGAAATCCAATCGAAATATAATgatgtttttgataataaaagtttcattgaaaCTTATTCAGCACACGGAGTTGAACACCGTATTGAGACGAAAGGCCCTCCTTGCGAAATCACGCAAGTTAGATGGTgagaatttcaattttaaacttgattAAATCAACGAATTGTCGAAGAAAGGAATCCTACGATCGTCTTGTTCTAATTCTCCTAcatatattatgtcaaaaaatctGTCTTTGAAATGAAGGGAACATAATGTAAGTTTCTTTTGAGAATTAActaattttacatttgaaaaatattagaacAAATAGATGTAtgatactttttgaatttattcaaaaaaatatttgtaatttatatatttttaaatcaaataatttgtactTGTTAGTTACCATACTGTTGTCATATATAGTtcataatttaatgataatataacgGAACTTTATCAACTCAACATAACCTGTTacgttatttatttgatttttttttgtgtaataatttatctttattgttAATAACTGACTAAAATagactaatttgaaaaaaaaaaaaaaaaaaaaaaaaatgttaaaccaaagaatattataagaaattctccgaaataatagaaaatatcataaGACGCAtcttgaattattataaatttatgtccttcttttttgtttcctaTGTAACAGAAAATTTACGATgctataattaaagaataaaaaaaaggaacttacaactaatgtataaaattaatgaggtagttataactattaaacgttaattaacttttgaattatgagttaaaaaaggtttaaagtcatttgaaaaatctaaaGATTGGCAAGTATCAAATCTGATCTGATCATAGATACTTCGATATAAATAAACTCGCATTTAaagcaaatattgaaatatcccctatataaactgttttgaccaaaaaataaagaaagatcatCATGCCACATATTCACAGGTTCACACATCAAGCATTGGCTTGCATCATTGGATTCCTTCTGGTTGACATtggaaaaggtattttttttacttacctaTTAATGTATTAAGTATTTAGACAAATGATTTACCTTTGCATCTCAGCGTCCTCATCGATATGTCAGCTATCAAAAGATGAAGGTTCATGTGGGGAGAACTtaacaaagtacttttttaataaggatGTTGGAACCTGTGAACAGTTCACATATGGAGGTTGTCAAGGGAATGATAATAAGTTTGATAGTTTAGAAGAATGTAGTAAAGCCTGTCTTGGGGAGGATAATCCATCCAAAAAATTTGTAACTAGATctggatatttaatatattgtattcaattcaatttattttttcagggcTTGCCTTCATTCGGTGGTGGACATTCTTCCTTTGGAAATAATGCTCATTCggtaattaacaaatttatatttatttatttaaaagaagccTCCGTTCATATGGCTCTACATTACTAACAAACAATTAAAGATTTGAATATGTTTGTAAAATCTTCCTTAAACTCAAAGTCAGGGCCCAAATCTgtcaattttaattgtttaatgaaGAATACTagctatgtacatacataagtacTCTAAACCCCCtctaaaagaaatacttttttttagaaattataagaCACCATTACTAAAAAGTATCTCACTGTTCACTCATGAAGGATCTTAAAGGAACTTTTTATGAGTTTGGATCTATCATGAAACCAGATGTACTCGAACTAGAAAAAAGTTAAGTCCAATAAGTACAACTCTCTCATATGGTCCTGAATCTGAGTCAAGTCtgtgactttattttttcaatcaagccTGAGCTCATAAAAAGAAATGGCACAAAACTGGACTTAAACACGTGTCCAAGTCAGAACttgagtcatttaaaaaaaaaaaaaaaaaaaaaaattgtgtaaattGAAAGATAAGATCAGTAACTCTCCCCCCGCTAAACCTACATGATTTATCTTCTGTTGCAAGTCAATCATTGTAGTGACAACGAAGATATTTACAATGTAGACTCAAGAACATGTGCAGAGCTCAATTTCAAACGataccatataaaaaaaaaagcttatttagAATATGATTCTCATGTGAGTCAACATTTAACCCTAACCACGCCTCGTaatatgttcaaatatatattttgaataatatttatgggTTAAAAGAGGGCTTCTAAAACTGTAAGAGCATGGAGCAACTAAAAAGGGAAGAGGAGGGAGGGACACTAAATTTTgacagtattttattttcaaatgctaATTGAAGAGGGTACAAGTCAAAAGATCTAATAAACAGTAAAACTGTCCTCATATCCATGTAAAGCTATATGACAACCCactttttcactatttttataagtataactaAAGTCTTGACGTATAATTTTACTTACACTCTTCGTAATGTGAATAAGTTCAATGAATAGTAAAGAGAACTAGGGATCCAATTGTACAACAGGATTTAGAGCAATATGCACACTCTATGCCATACATGCAATACTTGCCGTGTATCAAGATtagtaaaaatgaacaattgcATACGGTTCATAGACATTTGCTCGCTATTTAGATATTAGGCAAATACTCGTAgagtctttattatttttacttaaatatatttttcatttcttttcagAGTTTTGGTAGCGTTGGcgtaagtataaaaaatattaaccataagatattgaaaatatcatcaaattatccATATATTTAGGGCTACGGCAAAAAAGTTTATGGTAGCTATGGAGTAAGTGATATTTAAATGagtagtacatatattataagaacAGGTCAATTAGATTCAAGTAACTTAAAAACACAAACCTCCTTTATAAAAACCTAATATAAGTTAACACATCAAGAAATATGGGGTGAtccttcattaaattaacttttatatttagattttagTGTGAACAGATATATAGCCATTAAACATTACATAAAGGCAGCTAGTAACTTTCATGAGATTAAAGCTAACAAGTATgatcaacttctttttttgaacTAAATTATCATTTCAGAAGgcgattattaattttttttttttaaatatgaagaggttatttaaacacaaatgtttcttgtttgtaGAAGGAAAAATGCCATGACGTGCtccaaaaaagatatattttaaaaattatatcccgggagttataaatgtattatggcATTTCACTCCTATAAACTAAAAACATTTCAAGTCacaaaacttgttcattttgAGAAGGAGAATGGTTAAggcttgaatataataatataaagctCTAATCAAAACCTGTTTCAAAATTACCGCATTCTGACATGTAACGATTACATGGAGtcagtatttaataataaacaagcAGATCACCCTTGATTGAGTCTAAAAACTTGCATGTTTATAATTAACGAAATTAAAATAGCTATAAGGTTTTGATTACCTTATAGGGTTCATCAGGGTATGGACACCAATATTCTCATGGAGTAAgctaataattaacaatatctGTAAGTTTagattagttatttataatatttacttttcttataGGCTGCGTCGGGATATGGAAAACAATATTCACATGGGGTAAGCTTATAATTAACAAtccctataaatataaaaatggtaattgtgatatttgcatttattatagGGAGCTTCAGGATTTGGACACCAATATTCGCATGGAGTAAGTTTATTACTAAACATCTCTTACAGTATATATATGCTATTTGTAATCTTTGCTTGTCTTATAGGGTGCAGCAGGATATGGAAAACAATATTCACATGGAGTAAGTTTATAACTAACAATTCCTCTTCCTAAGGAATCGGTTAACTGGGATCTTTGACTTGCTTATAGGGTGCGTCGGGATATGGACACCAATATTCTCATGGAGTAAGCTTATGATTAAGAATCCCAATAaaggaatcattattaattggAAGATTTACTTTCATTATAGGGTGCATCAGGATATGGACAGCAACTTTCTCATGGAGTAAGCCTATAATTTGCAATCCCTACAAATAAagaattagtaatttttatattttcttttcttaaaggGTTCATCGGGATATGGAAAACAATATTCTCATGGtgtaagataatttataataatctttttaatgatataattggTAATTGGAATCTTTGCTTTCTTTAAAGGGTGCGTTAGGATATGGACACCAATATTCTCATGGAGTAAGCTTATAATTAACtgtcatttttgttatataattggTAATCGGAATCTTTTGCTTTCCTTATAGGGTGCGTCAGGATATGGACACCAATATTCTCATggagtaatttataattaacgAGCTTTTTACTTAGTTAATTGGGATCTTTTGCTTTACTTATAGAGTGCAGCAGGACACGGACACCAATATTCTACTGGAGTAAGCTTATAATTAAGAATCCCGATTaaggaataattattcattggaATATTTACTTTCTTTGTAGGGTGCTTCAGGATATGGACACCAATATTCGCATGGAGTAAGTTTATTACTAACAATCTcttgatgtatttatatatataatttgaaatctttGCTTGTCCTATAGGGTGTGGCAGGATATGGGCAACAATATTCTCATGGCGTAAGTTTATCAGTAACAATCTCTTTACATACGGAATATCAATTTGGGATATTTACTTTCCTTGTAGGGTGCGTCAGGCTATGGACATCAATATTCTCATGGAGTAAGCTTATAATAAAGAAtcccaataaataattaattggtaaTCGTGATATTTGCTTTCCTTAAAGGGTGCTTCTGGATATGGGCATCAATATTCTCATggagtaagaaaataatttacaatcttTTCAATAATGTAATTGGTAATTGGAATTTTTGCCTTCCTTATAGGGGGCGTTAGGATATGGACACCAATATTCTAATGGAGTAAGTTTATAATTAACTATCTACATATATAGAGTGTCCAACTTGCCTCTTTTCCCGGATATGTCTCTTTTTATATCATGCACAGAATCTTTTTTCGATAAATTCATTGATTTTCCAATTTTCTAAAGGAAAAAGGgtgcatgcaaaaaaaaaaatcaaaatattaaaataaaagaaattcaaaataattaatttataaatcagaaaatccaaaatatctttagtaaaaaaataactttatttataaattgtttcatCTTTCCTTTCAATTTAGGCTGCCTTGGGATATGGACACCAATATTCTCATGGAGTAAGATcacaattaaatatcaattcatttaCATATCTAACCATTCTTTACCATTCAATAGAGCTATGGCGATTACTATCCCTACGGAGTAAGAACCAAAATATTACTTCAACTAAATGCTAACTAATTATACTTTAACCTTTCAGTATTATGGTGGTTATCAATCAGTTTACCCCTctcatgtatgtatttttatgtttgctGTATACAAAGTgttttattccttctttttttaaatagaactaTGGCTATTACGGACATCCCTATGGAGTAAGTTTTGACGAATACATTCTATGAACTGATGTTTTTGAGTATATTATTGATTCATAATAGGAGGTTTATGGATATGGTGGTTATCCTTATGTGGTAATTCGCTCcatatttatttcctaattgttcatatatttatatttgtttcttt includes the following:
- the LOC121127794 gene encoding uncharacterized protein isoform X4 codes for the protein MPHIHRFTHQALACIIGFLLVDIGKASSSICQLSKDEGSCGENLTKYFFNKDVGTCEQFTYGGCQGNDNKFDSLEECSKACLGEDNPSKKFGLPSFGGGHSSFGNNAHSSFGSVGGYGKKVYGSYGGSSGYGHQYSHGAASGYGKQYSHGGASGFGHQYSHGGAAGYGKQYSHGGASGYGHQYSHGGASGYGQQLSHGGSSGYGKQYSHGGALGYGHQYSHGGASGYGHQYSHGSAAGHGHQYSTGGASGYGHQYSHGGVAGYGQQYSHGGALGYGHQYSNGAALGYGHQYSHGSYGDYYPYGYYGGYQSVYPSHNYGYYGHPYGEVYGYGGYPYVSFGGYQGAYPHSYYGGFANGQFAGYHPYDHHGGLQYGGYPYGNYYGHPYGVNYGYQYAHPFAYYGGYPYSHHPYGAYGGNHYGYPYGLQAGYGYGYPYESQYGYGYASPLGSYGKNSAYGKLSKSLYGGLYGKKQAELSNKLYGNSFNNDNYRLSVQNIVNHGHQNDLNIGDNINTYDAGTNQYNLDTAAKAQLYEKFGVRPSKYTNKARKGNTEEINEVSASKVDDDVESENEESDAEHDAE
- the LOC121127794 gene encoding uncharacterized protein isoform X5, whose protein sequence is MPHIHRFTHQALACIIGFLLVDIGKASSSICQLSKDEGSCGENLTKYFFNKDVGTCEQFTYGGCQGNDNKFDSLEECSKACLGEDNPSKKFGLPSFGGGHSSFGNNAHSSFGSVGGYGKKVYGSYGGSSGYGHQYSHGAASGYGKQYSHGGASGFGHQYSHGGAAGYGKQYSHGGASGYGHQYSHGGASGYGQQLSHGGSSGYGKQYSHGGALGYGHQYSHGGASGYGHQYSHGGASGYGHQYSHGGVAGYGQQYSHGGASGYGHQYSHGGALGYGHQYSNGAALGYGHQYSHGSYGDYYPYGYYGGYQSVYPSHNYGYYGHPYGEVYGYGGYPYVSFGGYQGAYPHSYYGGFANGQFAGYHPYDHHGGLQYGGYPYGNYYGHPYGVNYGYQYAHPFAYYGGYPYSHHPYGAYGGNHYGYPYGLQAGYGYGYPYESQYGYGYASPLGSYGKNSAYGKLSKSLYGGLYGKKQAELSNKLYGNSFNNDNYRLSVQNIVNHGHQNDLNIGDNINTYDAGTNQYNLDTAAKAQLYEKFGVRPSKYTNKARKGNTEEINEVSASKVDDDVESENEESDAEHDAE
- the LOC121127794 gene encoding uncharacterized protein isoform X30, translated to MPHIHRFTHQALACIIGFLLVDIGKASSSICQLSKDEGSCGENLTKYFFNKDVGTCEQFTYGGCQGNDNKFDSLEECSKACLGEDNPSKKFGLPSFGGGHSSFGNNAHSSFGSVGGYGKKVYGSYGGSSGYGHQYSHGAASGYGKQYSHGGASGFGHQYSHGGAAGYGKQYSHGGASGYGHQYSHGGASGYGQQLSHGGSSGYGKQYSHGGALGYGHQYSHGGASGYGHQYSHGSAAGHGHQYSTGGASGYGHQYSHGGVAGYGQQYSHGGASGYGHQYSHGGALGYGHQYSNGAALGYGHQYSHGSYGDYYPYGYYGGYQSVYPSHNYGYYGHPYGEVYGYGGYPYVSFGGYQGAYPHSYYGGFANGQFAGYHPYDHHGGLQYGGYPYGNYYGHPYGVNYGYQYAHPFAYYGGYPYSHHPYGAYGGNHYGYPYGLQAGYGYGYPYESQYGYGYASPLGSYGKNSAYGNIVNHGHQNDLNIGDNINTYDAGTNQYNLDTAAKAQLYEKFGVRPSKYTNKARKGNTEEINEVSASKVDDDVESENEESDAEHDAE
- the LOC121127794 gene encoding uncharacterized protein isoform X20, producing MPHIHRFTHQALACIIGFLLVDIGKASSSICQLSKDEGSCGENLTKYFFNKDVGTCEQFTYGGCQGNDNKFDSLEECSKACLGEDNPSKKFGLPSFGGGHSSFGNNAHSSFGSVGGYGKKVYGSYGGSSGYGHQYSHGAASGYGKQYSHGGASGFGHQYSHGGAAGYGKQYSHGGASGYGHQYSHGGASGYGQQLSHGGSSGYGKQYSHGGALGYGHQYSHGGASGYGHQYSHGSAAGHGHQYSTGGASGYGHQYSHGGVAGYGQQYSHGGASGYGHQYSHGGALGYGHQYSNGAALGYGHQYSHGSYGDYYPYGYYGGYQSVYPSHNYGYYGHPYGEVYGYGGYPYVSFGGYQGAYPHSYYGGFANGQFAGYHPYDHHGGLQYGGYPYGNYYGHPYGVNYGYQYAHPFAYYGGYPYSHHPYGAYGGNHYGYPYGLQAGYGYGYPYESQYGYGYASPLGSNKLYGNSFNNDNYRLSVQNIVNHGHQNDLNIGDNINTYDAGTNQYNLDTAAKAQLYEKFGVRPSKYTNKARKGNTEEINEVSASKVDDDVESENEESDAEHDAE
- the LOC121127794 gene encoding uncharacterized protein isoform X16 produces the protein MPHIHRFTHQALACIIGFLLVDIGKASSSICQLSKDEGSCGENLTKYFFNKDVGTCEQFTYGGCQGNDNKFDSLEECSKACLGEDNPSKKFGLPSFGGGHSSFGNNAHSSFGSVGGYGKKVYGSYGGSSGYGHQYSHGAASGYGKQYSHGGASGFGHQYSHGGAAGYGKQYSHGGASGYGHQYSHGGASGYGQQLSHGGASGYGHQYSHGSAAGHGHQYSTGGASGYGHQYSHGGVAGYGQQYSHGGASGYGHQYSHGGALGYGHQYSNGAALGYGHQYSHGSYGDYYPYGYYGGYQSVYPSHNYGYYGHPYGEVYGYGGYPYVSFGGYQGAYPHSYYGGFANGQFAGYHPYDHHGGLQYGGYPYGNYYGHPYGVNYGYQYAHPFAYYGGYPYSHHPYGAYGGNHYGYPYGLQAGYGYGYPYESQYGYGYASPLGSYGKNSAYGKLSKSLYGGLYGKKQAELSNKLYGNSFNNDNYRLSVQNIVNHGHQNDLNIGDNINTYDAGTNQYNLDTAAKAQLYEKFGVRPSKYTNKARKGNTEEINEVSASKVDDDVESENEESDAEHDAE
- the LOC121127794 gene encoding uncharacterized protein isoform X12, translated to MPHIHRFTHQALACIIGFLLVDIGKASSSICQLSKDEGSCGENLTKYFFNKDVGTCEQFTYGGCQGNDNKFDSLEECSKACLGEDNPSKKFGLPSFGGGHSSFGNNAHSSFGSVGAASGYGKQYSHGGASGFGHQYSHGGAAGYGKQYSHGGASGYGHQYSHGGASGYGQQLSHGGSSGYGKQYSHGGALGYGHQYSHGGASGYGHQYSHGSAAGHGHQYSTGGASGYGHQYSHGGVAGYGQQYSHGGASGYGHQYSHGGALGYGHQYSNGAALGYGHQYSHGSYGDYYPYGYYGGYQSVYPSHNYGYYGHPYGEVYGYGGYPYVSFGGYQGAYPHSYYGGFANGQFAGYHPYDHHGGLQYGGYPYGNYYGHPYGVNYGYQYAHPFAYYGGYPYSHHPYGAYGGNHYGYPYGLQAGYGYGYPYESQYGYGYASPLGSYGKNSAYGKLSKSLYGGLYGKKQAELSNKLYGNSFNNDNYRLSVQNIVNHGHQNDLNIGDNINTYDAGTNQYNLDTAAKAQLYEKFGVRPSKYTNKARKGNTEEINEVSASKVDDDVESENEESDAEHDAE
- the LOC121127794 gene encoding uncharacterized protein isoform X31, which encodes MPHIHRFTHQALACIIGFLLVDIGKASSSICQLSKDEGSCGENLTKYFFNKDVGTCEQFTYGGCQGNDNKFDSLEECSKACLGEDNPSKKFGLPSFGGGHSSFGNNAHSSFGSVGGYGKKVYGSYGGSSGYGHQYSHGAASGYGKQYSHGGASGFGHQYSHGGAAGYGKQYSHGGASGYGHQYSHGGASGYGQQLSHGGSSGYGKQYSHGGALGYGHQYSHGGASGYGHQYSHGSAAGHGHQYSTGGASGYGHQYSHGGVAGYGQQYSHGGASGYGHQYSHGGALGYGHQYSNGAALGYGHQYSHGSYGDYYPYGYYGGYQSVYPSHNYGYYGHPYGEVYGYGGYPYVSFGGYQGAYPHSYYGGFANGQFAGYHPYDHHGGLQYGGYPYGNYYGHPYGVNYGYQYAHPFAYYGGYPYSHHPYGAYGGNHYGYPYGLQAGYGYGYPYESQYGYGYASPLGSNKLYGNSNIVNHGHQNDLNIGDNINTYDAGTNQYNLDTAAKAQLYEKFGVRPSKYTNKARKGNTEEINEVSASKVDDDVESENEESDAEHDAE
- the LOC121127794 gene encoding uncharacterized protein isoform X9, which gives rise to MPHIHRFTHQALACIIGFLLVDIGKASSSICQLSKDEGSCGENLTKYFFNKDVGTCEQFTYGGCQGNDNKFDSLEECSKACLGEDNPSKKFGLPSFGGGHSSFGNNAHSSFGSVGGYGKKVYGSYGGSSGYGHQYSHGAASGYGKQYSHGGASGFGHQYSHGGAAGYGKQYSHGGASGYGHQYSHGGASGYGQQLSHGGSSGYGKQYSHGGALGYGHQYSHGGASGYGHQYSHGSAAGHGHQYSTGGASGYGHQYSHGGVAGYGQQYSHGGASGYGHQYSHGGALGYGHQYSNGAALGYGHQYSHGSYGDYYPYGYYGGYQSVYPSHNYGYYGHPYGEVYGYGGYPYVSFGGYQGAYPHSYYGGFANGQFAGYHPYDHHGGLQYGGYPYGNYYGHPYGVNYGYQYAHPFAAYGGNHYGYPYGLQAGYGYGYPYESQYGYGYASPLGSYGKNSAYGKLSKSLYGGLYGKKQAELSNKLYGNSFNNDNYRLSVQNIVNHGHQNDLNIGDNINTYDAGTNQYNLDTAAKAQLYEKFGVRPSKYTNKARKGNTEEINEVSASKVDDDVESENEESDAEHDAE
- the LOC121127794 gene encoding uncharacterized protein isoform X32, whose translation is MPHIHRFTHQALACIIGFLLVDIGKASSSICQLSKDEGSCGENLTKYFFNKDVGTCEQFTYGGCQGNDNKFDSLEECSKACLGEDNPSKKFGLPSFGGGHSSFGNNAHSSFGSVGGYGKKVYGSYGGSSGYGHQYSHGAASGYGKQYSHGGASGFGHQYSHGGAAGYGKQYSHGGASGYGHQYSHGGASGYGQQLSHGGSSGYGKQYSHGGALGYGHQYSHGGASGYGHQYSHGSAAGHGHQYSTGGASGYGHQYSHGGVAGYGQQYSHGGASGYGHQYSHGGALGYGHQYSNGAALGYGHQYSHGSYGDYYPYGYYGGYQSVYPSHNYGYYGHPYGEVYGYGGYPYVSFGGYQGAYPHSYYGGFANGQFAGYHPYDHHGGLQYGGYPYGNYYGHPYGVNYGYQYAHPFAAYGGNHYGYPYGLQAGYGYGYPYESQYGYGYASPLGSNKLYGNSFNNDNYRLSVQNIVNHGHQNDLNIGDNINTYDAGTNQYNLDTAAKAQLYEKFGVRPSKYTNKARKGNTEEINEVSASKVDDDVESENEESDAEHDAE
- the LOC121127794 gene encoding uncharacterized protein isoform X41, whose amino-acid sequence is MPHIHRFTHQALACIIGFLLVDIGKASSSICQLSKDEGSCGENLTKYFFNKDVGTCEQFTYGGCQGNDNKFDSLEECSKACLGEDNPSKKFGLPSFGGGHSSFGNNAHSSFGSVGGYGKKVYGSYGGSSGYGHQYSHGAASGYGKQYSHGGASGFGHQYSHGGAAGYGKQYSHGGASGYGHQYSHGGASGYGQQLSHGGSSGYGKQYSHGGALGYGHQYSHGGALGYGHQYSNGAALGYGHQYSHGSYGDYYPYGYYGGYQSVYPSHNYGYYGHPYGEVYGYGGYPYVSFGGYQGAYPHSYYGGFANGQFAGYHPYDHHGGLQYGGYPYGNYYGHPYGVNYGYQYAHPFAYYGGYPYSHHPYGAYGGNHYGYPYGLQAGYGYGYPYESQYGYGYASPLGSYGKNSAYGKLSKSLYGGLYGKKQAELSNKLYGNSFNNDNYRLSVQNIVNHGHQNDLNIGDNINTYDAGTNQYNLDTAAKAQLYEKFGVRPSKYTNKARKGNTEEINEVSASKVDDDVESENEESDAEHDAE
- the LOC121127794 gene encoding uncharacterized protein isoform X17 encodes the protein MPHIHRFTHQALACIIGFLLVDIGKASSSICQLSKDEGSCGENLTKYFFNKDVGTCEQFTYGGCQGNDNKFDSLEECSKACLGEDNPSKKFGLPSFGGGHSSFGNNAHSSFGSVGGYGKKVYGSYGGSSGYGHQYSHGAASGYGKQYSHGGASGFGHQYSHGGAAGYGKQYSHGGASGYGHQYSHGGSSGYGKQYSHGGASGYGHQYSHGSAAGHGHQYSTGGASGYGHQYSHGGVAGYGQQYSHGGASGYGHQYSHGGALGYGHQYSNGAALGYGHQYSHGSYGDYYPYGYYGGYQSVYPSHNYGYYGHPYGEVYGYGGYPYVSFGGYQGAYPHSYYGGFANGQFAGYHPYDHHGGLQYGGYPYGNYYGHPYGVNYGYQYAHPFAYYGGYPYSHHPYGAYGGNHYGYPYGLQAGYGYGYPYESQYGYGYASPLGSYGKNSAYGKLSKSLYGGLYGKKQAELSNKLYGNSFNNDNYRLSVQNIVNHGHQNDLNIGDNINTYDAGTNQYNLDTAAKAQLYEKFGVRPSKYTNKARKGNTEEINEVSASKVDDDVESENEESDAEHDAE